ACTAACACCACTTATTTTTTGAGGATAAATTCCTTTTTCTTCTAGTGCTTTCCAAATTCCTAAATGCACTAATGCACGTCCACCACCACCAGAAAGAACAATTCCGATAGGTTTTTGATTTGGATTGAATTGCTGTTTTGATTGATTTTCTGACATTTTAATAAAAATTTGAAGTTGATTCTTAAACGAACACTAAAGTATTTGGTACACTTTCTCACTCTAAAGGATGCGCTACATGAAAAACGCTTTACCTCTTTGAGATAAAGCGTTTTTTGATTAAAATGTTATGTTATTATTTCTATCAATAGTTTCTTTTTAATCTTGGCGAAAAACAAAAACAGGTATTTCAGAATGGTTAGCTACATTTTCAGCAATACTTCCCATCATAAATCTAGAAAAGCCTTTTCTTCCATGTGTTCCTAGCAAAATCATATCTGCTTTATTTTCTTCTGCAAAAGTCAGGATTCCTTCTTCTTCTGTATAGTAATTAAAGATATTCATTGTATAATCATCTTTCTCTAAATCTAAGTCTTTTGCAAACTCTCCCATTCTTTTTTGAGTTGTAGGAGTTGCTTCAAAAGTGCTTGGCGTAACAATATTTAAAAAGTGCATTGTACTTCCATATAACTTTTTGAAGACTGGAAACAACTTAGCTGCTTGTCCTCCCATTTCTGAAAAATCAGAAGCAAAAACAATATTACGAGGATTAAAATCCCCTTCATCATCTTTAATTACCAAGACAGGACAGCTCGCATTTCTGACTACTTTTTGTGTGTTCGAACCAATAAAAACCTCTCCCAAACCAGATGCTCCACTAGAACCCATTACAATCAAATCTACATCTGTACCTTCCACCACACTATAAATCTGACGATGTACTCTATCAAAAACTACCTTTTCAACAAACGTAATTTTAGGATATTTTTCTCTTGCTTCACGAAGTTTTCTTTTTGTTT
This is a stretch of genomic DNA from Bernardetia sp. MNP-M8. It encodes these proteins:
- a CDS encoding universal stress protein, which codes for MSFKNILVPIDFSPRSNAALEAAADIANQCDGKITLLHIIDVPESQQPEYRRALDTFGNHEGGTEQDMPLILFTMKETKRKLREAREKYPKITFVEKVVFDRVHRQIYSVVEGTDVDLIVMGSSGASGLGEVFIGSNTQKVVRNASCPVLVIKDDEGDFNPRNIVFASDFSEMGGQAAKLFPVFKKLYGSTMHFLNIVTPSTFEATPTTQKRMGEFAKDLDLEKDDYTMNIFNYYTEEEGILTFAEENKADMILLGTHGRKGFSRFMMGSIAENVANHSEIPVFVFRQD